The stretch of DNA tatattttgtgacgttttcctttaatttcgtttaataattaaatgagacGTTACAAAAAAGAGAGacgtaaatataaaataacgaGCGTGATAATAACATCatccaaatttaaatttgattatcatTAGtctattattattctttaataaaaacaaggaaaaaaaacctctgaaattattttcataatacaattttttttcataaatattttttcacatacTTAACCAAGTACATGTAATTAGGATTATTGTTTGTTCTGAGGtggaaagaatagaaaatgctCGCGAAAGTGATCCCTGAAACGACGTCGTGGTGATGATGAATTATTAGAAACATTTCAGCTTCCATAATCCGCGAGGTAAACGACGGTGCCGGTTGGTAGGTGACGCCTCATTGCACTCATCGCCATCGTCACCTTCCTAAAACGACGTCGCACCGATCACCCCTTTCCCTTCCCCCTCTCTCACagtcctaattttccaaaaaggaGGGTAATTTCCTCCCCGATTGTTTCCCCTCTTTACTTTAACCCCAATTTCTTTCCGTCATCGACACAATTATCCTTCTGAACCGTAATTTGATTGTTCATCTCTATGTTTATCTGATGAGGATTGGGTGTTTGTAATCTGATTGTGAAATTCGATTTTCTGACCATttgtttttacatatttttgcaTTTGATTAATGGTGCTTGACTTTTGGTTAATTCTGTTTCTGGGTCTAATATGTGGTGAAACTGTTGTTAAAGATTATAGACTTTGTGGCACCCCGTGATGTGTAGGAATTTATGACTCCATGATTTATTGCTTATGCGATCGTGAACTTTTAAGGGCTTTTCGGGCTGTTCTTTCATACTTCAATTGATGCAGTAAATTAGTAATTACCTGCgattcctttttctttctcaatgTAACGGCAATTCTGATTTAAATGGAGGAAAGTTTTGTTGGGATGAGTCGTTTAATTTGAACAGGTGTACTGGAATAGAAGTTTTCTTGTAATGACGATCGGACCTGGAATAGTTTCCTTCTTTCATGTCCTATGcgattttgaatttttctagGCCTTTGTGGTTTATTTACTATGGGAAATTTGTTGTGGTTAAAACTTGGATATAATTCCTTTTATGAGTTCGGTGTTGTTCTCCGATTAAAATTAGAGTTTCACCTCGGTAAAATGTGCATTATGATTTGTAAGGTCTTCAATTGTGATTGGAATATAACACCAAAGCACTTGAAAAAGGCATCCATGTTTTTTCAACCTGTTGGTTGatgttattttttcattttctctataaaaatacaattattggttttgttttttcactCTTTTCTGTCTTTCTTTCAGGCCAATGGCATCTTCTTCAAACTCATGGATGAAGGAATATAATGAAGCACTGAAACTTGCTGAGGATATCAGTGGTATGATTTCTGAGCAGAGTTCATTTCCTGCATCTGGACCAGAAATCCAGCGTCATTCATCTGCTATAAGGAGGAAGATTACTATATTGGGTACCCGGCTTGATAGCTTGCAATCGCTATTGTCCAAGCTTCCTGGAAAGCAGCCGCCCATGTGAGTGTGTAATTGTTGATTACCTCAGGTTAAAGAAGATCTCGAAACACCATGCATTGCATCTCCCAATACTTCTCTATCcctgaataatttttttgaagaagTTTCCAGATATTAACAATCTCTCTCTGGGGATGTCTTTAACATTGTAATACTATTACTAAATTCATTGTTGGGGACCAGTCTACCAGGACATATATGTTGCCATATAGTTGTGGTAGAGAAGAGGCAATGCTTTCAATTACGCTGTGAAGGTGTATGATGAAGTTTGCATGACTGTTTTGTGAAGTGAATTTCACTTACTTGATGCAGATCTGACAAGGAGATGAATCGTCGCAAGGACATGCTCGCAAGTTTGAGATCAAAAGTTAATCAAATGGCTTCCACATTGAACATGTCAAACTTTTCAAATAGAGATAGTTTGCTTGGACCAGAAGGAAAACCAGATGCTATGGCCAGAACTGTTGGCCTGGACAACAATGGACTTGTTGGATTTCAACGGCAAATAATGAAAGGTCACTTGATGAGATTGTTAGAAAATATATCGCTTGTAGTCTGTTCTTTGGATCTAATAATGCTTTGCTGTTCAAGCAGAACAAGACGAGGGCCTTGAGCAATTGGAAGATACTATAGCAAGCACAAAACATATTGCTTTGGCAGTGAATGAAGAGCTGACTCTACACACCAGACTCATCGTACGTTCCCTACGtgcattaattttctttccTGTTTTTATGGCAATAAT from Vigna unguiculata cultivar IT97K-499-35 chromosome 8, ASM411807v1, whole genome shotgun sequence encodes:
- the LOC114193583 gene encoding syntaxin-51-like → MASSSNSWMKEYNEALKLAEDISGMISEQSSFPASGPEIQRHSSAIRRKITILGTRLDSLQSLLSKLPGKQPPISDKEMNRRKDMLASLRSKVNQMASTLNMSNFSNRDSLLGPEGKPDAMARTVGLDNNGLVGFQRQIMKEQDEGLEQLEDTIASTKHIALAVNEELTLHTRLIDDLDQHVDVTDSRLRRVQKNLAILNKRTRGGCSCLCMLLSVIGIVFLVVVIWLLVKYL